One Persicobacter psychrovividus DNA window includes the following coding sequences:
- a CDS encoding thioesterase family protein: MFTYETQIRVRYAETDQMGYMYYGNYATYYEVARTEALRSLGATYKEMEKQGVMLPVLELHNKFIRPAHYDDLLTVKTMIKELPGMRITFFYEVTNESGTLINHGKTTLVFVKMATGKPTLPPEPIMNLFKPYFESPEEA, translated from the coding sequence ATGTTTACATACGAAACACAAATCAGGGTACGTTACGCAGAAACCGACCAAATGGGCTATATGTATTATGGCAATTATGCGACGTACTATGAGGTCGCCCGTACGGAGGCGCTCCGCAGCCTGGGGGCAACCTATAAGGAAATGGAAAAACAGGGTGTCATGCTCCCAGTACTGGAGCTGCACAACAAGTTTATCCGCCCCGCACATTATGATGATCTTTTGACGGTAAAGACGATGATCAAAGAACTGCCGGGCATGCGGATCACCTTTTTCTATGAAGTAACCAACGAAAGCGGCACCTTGATCAATCATGGGAAAACGACCCTCGTTTTTGTAAAAATGGCCACAGGCAAACCAACACTCCCTCCAGAGCCCATTATGAATTTGTTCAAACCTTATTTTGAAAGCCCTGAGGAGGCCTAA
- a CDS encoding PhoH family protein gives MSKQATSTAKAKIFVLDTSVILFDHRSFLNFGEHDVAVPITVLEELDNFKKGNDSVNFEARAFIRLLDDLSDGHPIREWMPLPGERKGRLKVVLSTTASVDAQEVFDSKKMDHQILNAALSLQEDNADKLVVMVTKDVNLRLKAKSLSLKADDYKTGKVQDIAALDKSTKTIDGIDPALIDTLYEVGFAEISEELKARLCPNGYFVLRSNDQSVMTFCSAASNRIERVEKYTAYGIKPRNAEQAFALHAILNPDIKLVTIGGVPGSGKTLLALAGALAQRRDFKQIYLARPIVPLSNKDVGFLPGDIKSKLNPYMEPLWDNLKFIKHHFNEQDKEYVQLTKMVEDEKLVITPLAYIRGRSLSNIIFIVDEAQNLTPHEVKTIITRAGENTKIIFTGDIHQIDTPYLDAQSNGLSTLMSKIKNHPLYAQITLEKGERSELANLANDLL, from the coding sequence ATGTCAAAGCAAGCAACTTCCACAGCCAAAGCGAAGATCTTTGTGCTTGATACCTCTGTCATTCTTTTTGATCACCGCTCATTTTTGAATTTTGGAGAACACGACGTCGCTGTACCGATTACCGTTCTTGAAGAGCTCGATAATTTTAAAAAAGGGAATGATTCCGTGAATTTTGAAGCAAGAGCCTTCATCCGACTGCTCGATGATCTGTCTGACGGTCATCCGATCAGAGAATGGATGCCGTTGCCTGGCGAGCGTAAGGGGCGCTTAAAGGTTGTGCTGAGTACGACAGCAAGCGTGGATGCGCAGGAGGTATTTGATTCAAAGAAGATGGATCACCAGATCCTGAACGCCGCATTGTCGCTTCAGGAAGATAATGCGGATAAGTTAGTGGTGATGGTAACGAAGGATGTCAATCTTCGCTTAAAAGCCAAATCGCTGTCTTTAAAGGCTGATGATTACAAAACAGGCAAAGTTCAGGATATTGCCGCTTTGGATAAAAGCACTAAAACAATCGACGGCATAGACCCTGCCTTGATCGACACACTTTATGAAGTGGGTTTTGCTGAAATATCGGAAGAGCTGAAAGCCCGATTATGTCCGAATGGTTATTTTGTCTTGCGCAGCAATGATCAGTCCGTCATGACCTTCTGTTCCGCAGCAAGTAACCGCATTGAGCGTGTGGAGAAGTATACCGCTTATGGTATAAAGCCTCGGAATGCCGAGCAGGCTTTTGCGTTACACGCCATTTTAAACCCAGATATTAAATTGGTAACGATCGGAGGTGTTCCTGGTTCAGGAAAGACTTTACTGGCCTTGGCTGGTGCGTTGGCGCAACGCAGAGACTTCAAGCAGATTTATCTTGCTCGACCAATTGTGCCGTTAAGCAATAAAGATGTGGGCTTCCTGCCGGGGGATATTAAATCTAAACTGAATCCTTATATGGAGCCGCTTTGGGATAATCTGAAATTTATCAAGCATCACTTCAATGAACAAGATAAAGAGTACGTGCAGCTGACAAAAATGGTGGAAGATGAAAAGTTAGTCATCACACCATTGGCATACATTCGCGGGCGTAGCTTGTCCAATATTATTTTTATTGTTGATGAAGCGCAAAACCTCACGCCTCATGAGGTCAAAACAATTATCACACGTGCTGGCGAAAACACAAAAATTATTTTCACTGGCGATATTCACCAAATTGATACCCCTTACCTTGATGCGCAAAGTAACGGACTTTCAACACTGATGTCAAAGATTAAGAATCATCCCCTGTACGCTCAAATTACCCTGGAGAAGGGAGAACGTTCGGAATTGGCTAATCTGGCAAATGATCTGCTTTAG
- the secDF gene encoding protein translocase subunit SecDF, with protein sequence MRNRGFIVALTVIITALCLYYLSFTLVSTKIQNQATAYATDASGKVNFNKKQNYLDSIWNEPVFNLLGNPYTFKEIKETELGLGLDLQGGMHVTLEVSPVEIVKGIAGNTKDADFNAAVQTANTAYHKTGGNFVQLFYSAWEKQTNGSKLSTVFANAANKGRISLESSDDAVLKILDTEVESAIDRSFNILRTRVDRFGTSQPNIQRLQGTGRIQVELPGVDNPERVRKLLQGVAKLEFFEVYNLQEYQQSLMAINQKLVAEQKVNHLATGTEKSDNNAVVKSSDEDDLASLTGGKTEGTVAPDSAAAAQAKIDSLQAAMSQNVSPLLALNRSPYGLVYNVKDTVKINRIIERADIKSLLPRNLKFAWEVKPNEANGQELLTLYALKTRRAGQAPLTGEVITDARQDFDQSGRPAISMQMNSVGAKKWKKLTASNIGRQIAIVLDGYAYSAPQVNGEIPNGSSSISGNFSIDEAKDLANILKAGSLPAPTRIVEEAVIGPTLGKEAQQQGIYSVFLGLALVVIFMVAFYAKGGLIANSALVFNIFFILGILANLSAALTLPGIAGIVLTIGMSIDANVLIFERIREEMRSGIPLLSAIDKGYDKAFSSIFDANVTTFLIGVILYVLGQGPVKGFAITLMIGIASSFFSAVFITRVILSWLSKKGNQSKLSFETGMSRNFMQNVNIDFMGARRKVYIISLSFIVVGIGLIIAEGGLNMGVDFKGGRSYVVDFGKSMEASTVKTGISNYEAFEKSGVEVKTYGASDVLKITTSYKIDEDSDNADVEVKQAVINAIAQATGMSSTDDAKNIQENNFAVVSSSKVGATIADDIKYSSMEAGFYALIVLFLYIFIRFRKMGFSAGAILALIHDTCFVFAAFAIVALFGVNYEIDQVFVAAILTIIGYSINDTVVVFDRIREDVAANPNKDIEQTFNMAINNTMSRTLMTSFTTFIVVVVLFLFGGEVLRSFSFAMLVGIAVGTYSSIFVATPIVLDFTYGAERRKAKKSQKAAIAK encoded by the coding sequence ATGAGAAACAGAGGTTTCATTGTTGCACTGACCGTAATTATTACGGCTTTGTGTCTGTATTATTTGTCTTTCACTTTGGTATCGACAAAAATTCAGAATCAGGCAACGGCATACGCAACAGATGCGAGTGGCAAGGTTAACTTTAACAAAAAGCAAAACTATCTTGATTCCATTTGGAACGAGCCCGTTTTTAATTTATTAGGCAACCCTTATACTTTCAAGGAAATTAAAGAAACTGAGCTTGGCTTGGGTCTTGACCTTCAGGGAGGTATGCACGTGACATTGGAGGTTTCTCCTGTAGAGATCGTGAAAGGAATTGCCGGTAATACAAAAGACGCGGACTTTAACGCTGCTGTTCAAACAGCAAATACTGCTTATCACAAAACTGGTGGTAACTTCGTGCAGTTGTTTTACAGTGCGTGGGAAAAGCAAACCAACGGTAGCAAGTTAAGTACTGTTTTCGCTAACGCAGCAAATAAAGGTCGTATCTCTTTGGAGTCTTCTGATGATGCGGTTTTGAAAATTTTGGATACTGAGGTGGAAAGTGCGATCGATCGTTCTTTTAACATTCTTCGTACTCGTGTTGACCGTTTCGGTACCTCACAGCCAAATATTCAGCGTTTGCAAGGTACAGGCCGTATTCAGGTAGAGCTTCCTGGTGTAGACAACCCTGAGCGTGTTCGTAAATTGTTGCAAGGTGTTGCAAAATTGGAGTTCTTTGAAGTGTATAACCTTCAGGAATACCAACAGTCATTGATGGCCATTAACCAGAAATTGGTTGCTGAGCAAAAAGTAAATCACCTGGCAACAGGTACTGAGAAATCAGATAACAACGCCGTTGTGAAATCTTCTGATGAGGATGATTTGGCTTCTCTAACAGGTGGAAAAACGGAAGGAACAGTAGCTCCAGATTCAGCAGCTGCTGCTCAGGCAAAAATCGATAGCCTTCAGGCTGCCATGAGCCAAAACGTATCTCCGCTATTGGCATTGAACAGATCTCCTTACGGATTGGTTTACAACGTAAAAGATACCGTAAAAATCAACCGTATTATCGAGCGTGCAGATATCAAATCTCTATTGCCTCGTAACTTGAAATTCGCTTGGGAAGTAAAACCAAACGAAGCTAACGGTCAGGAATTATTGACGCTTTATGCTTTGAAAACTCGCCGTGCAGGACAAGCTCCTTTAACAGGTGAAGTGATTACGGATGCTCGCCAGGATTTCGACCAGTCTGGTCGTCCAGCGATTTCTATGCAAATGAACTCCGTAGGTGCTAAGAAATGGAAGAAATTGACTGCCTCAAATATCGGTCGCCAGATCGCTATTGTATTGGATGGTTATGCTTATTCTGCTCCTCAGGTAAACGGTGAAATTCCTAACGGTTCTTCTTCTATCTCTGGTAACTTCTCAATCGATGAAGCGAAAGATTTGGCGAACATCTTGAAAGCAGGTTCTTTGCCAGCGCCTACTCGTATTGTAGAGGAAGCTGTAATTGGACCAACTTTGGGTAAAGAAGCACAACAACAAGGTATTTACTCGGTATTCTTAGGTTTGGCATTGGTAGTGATCTTTATGGTGGCTTTCTATGCAAAAGGTGGTTTGATTGCGAACTCTGCATTGGTGTTCAACATCTTCTTCATCTTGGGTATCCTTGCCAACCTCTCCGCCGCACTGACGCTGCCTGGTATTGCCGGTATCGTACTGACTATCGGTATGTCGATTGATGCGAACGTACTGATCTTTGAGCGTATTCGAGAGGAAATGCGATCGGGTATTCCATTGCTCAGCGCCATTGATAAAGGTTACGATAAAGCATTCAGCTCTATTTTTGATGCCAATGTTACTACTTTCTTGATCGGTGTAATTCTTTACGTGTTGGGTCAAGGTCCAGTAAAAGGTTTTGCGATTACATTGATGATCGGTATTGCATCATCATTCTTCTCTGCAGTATTTATCACTCGCGTGATCTTGTCTTGGTTGTCTAAGAAAGGTAACCAGTCGAAATTGTCTTTCGAAACAGGTATGTCACGTAACTTTATGCAGAATGTGAATATCGACTTCATGGGTGCTCGTCGTAAAGTTTATATCATCTCATTGTCATTCATCGTTGTTGGTATCGGTCTGATTATCGCTGAAGGTGGATTGAACATGGGTGTGGACTTTAAAGGTGGTCGCTCTTATGTGGTTGACTTCGGTAAGTCAATGGAAGCATCGACGGTTAAAACGGGTATCTCAAACTATGAGGCGTTCGAGAAGTCAGGTGTAGAAGTTAAAACTTATGGCGCTTCTGATGTTCTGAAGATTACGACTTCATACAAAATTGATGAAGACAGTGATAACGCTGACGTGGAAGTGAAGCAGGCAGTAATCAATGCGATTGCGCAGGCTACAGGAATGTCGAGCACCGATGATGCTAAAAATATTCAGGAGAATAATTTTGCGGTTGTTTCCTCTTCAAAAGTAGGAGCGACAATTGCAGATGATATCAAGTACTCGTCGATGGAAGCAGGTTTCTATGCTTTGATTGTGCTGTTCTTGTATATCTTCATCCGATTCCGAAAAATGGGATTCTCGGCAGGAGCGATCCTGGCCTTGATTCACGATACCTGTTTCGTGTTTGCCGCCTTTGCGATTGTCGCATTGTTTGGCGTTAACTACGAAATTGATCAGGTGTTTGTCGCCGCAATCCTGACGATCATCGGTTACTCTATTAATGATACCGTGGTCGTGTTTGACCGTATTCGTGAGGATGTTGCAGCCAACCCAAATAAAGATATTGAGCAAACGTTCAATATGGCGATCAACAACACGATGTCTCGTACATTGATGACATCATTCACTACATTTATTGTAGTAGTTGTATTGTTCTTGTTTGGTGGTGAAGTGTTACGTTCATTCTCATTCGCAATGTTGGTAGGTATCGCAGTAGGTACTTACTCATCGATTTTCGTTGCAACACCGATTGTTCTTGACTTCACTTATGGAGCTGAGCGTCGTAAAGCAAAGAAATCACAAAAAGCTGCGATTGCTAAATAA
- a CDS encoding TrkA family potassium uptake protein: MKKGKVAVIGLGQLGMALAECLSNFGAEVIGIDSNINVIEAAKDKVAYVVNMDSTDESALVAQSIQEVDTAVVTIGGNFENVVLTSVILQELGVKKVIARASNAHQHLILEKMGIHEILNPEANEGVLLAHRLINPSIKKFFPLPDDYEIVEIETPKRVVNMQLKDMGLRERYDLNLITIKNSLQTVDKKTGAARTEEHIVGVPKADSIVKATDQLVLMGKRHNVNRFIEVNS, from the coding sequence ATGAAAAAAGGTAAGGTAGCTGTTATCGGTCTTGGACAATTAGGAATGGCATTAGCGGAATGTTTGTCTAATTTTGGTGCAGAAGTAATCGGGATTGATTCAAATATAAATGTGATTGAAGCCGCAAAAGACAAAGTTGCTTATGTGGTTAATATGGATTCTACTGATGAAAGCGCATTGGTTGCACAGAGCATTCAAGAGGTAGATACAGCAGTAGTTACAATTGGTGGGAACTTTGAAAACGTGGTTTTGACTTCTGTAATTCTTCAGGAGTTGGGCGTGAAAAAAGTCATTGCCCGCGCAAGTAACGCGCATCAGCATTTGATTTTGGAGAAAATGGGGATCCATGAGATTCTTAATCCCGAGGCTAACGAAGGAGTGCTGTTGGCACATCGCTTGATTAACCCTTCAATTAAAAAATTCTTTCCGCTGCCTGATGATTATGAGATTGTGGAAATTGAAACACCTAAGCGGGTGGTGAATATGCAATTAAAAGATATGGGATTGCGTGAACGATATGACCTTAACCTGATCACGATAAAGAATAGCCTTCAGACCGTGGACAAAAAAACGGGTGCGGCGCGTACGGAAGAACACATTGTTGGGGTGCCCAAAGCTGATTCTATTGTTAAAGCAACGGATCAGTTGGTGCTTATGGGCAAACGCCACAATGTAAACCGTTTTATTGAGGTAAACTCCTAA
- the udk gene encoding uridine kinase has protein sequence MSVKPLVVGITGGSASGKTTFLKNLLSAFSSDQVCLISQDNYYLPKELQPVDDMGIENFDLPESVDLRKYATDLKDLKEGRQVELEEYTFNNPNIVPKKLVFKSAPIIIVEGLFVFYDQDLSDLIDVRVFIDAQEHIKLKRRIVRDSEERNEGLEEVLYRYEKHVQPTYDKFIRPFKSTAHIIIPNNTTFDIGLGVLVSHLKQHVNS, from the coding sequence ATGAGTGTGAAGCCCTTAGTAGTTGGAATTACCGGAGGAAGTGCGTCAGGGAAAACTACCTTTCTGAAGAATTTATTGTCAGCCTTTTCTTCGGACCAGGTTTGTCTTATTTCTCAGGATAATTATTATTTGCCAAAGGAATTACAACCGGTTGATGATATGGGGATCGAAAATTTTGATCTGCCAGAATCGGTTGATTTGCGCAAATATGCTACAGATCTTAAGGATCTGAAAGAGGGGCGACAAGTAGAACTTGAAGAGTATACATTTAATAATCCCAACATTGTACCGAAGAAATTGGTCTTTAAATCAGCCCCAATCATTATTGTAGAGGGGTTGTTTGTTTTTTATGACCAGGACCTATCAGATTTGATAGACGTTCGCGTATTTATAGATGCGCAAGAACATATTAAGTTGAAAAGAAGAATCGTTCGGGATAGTGAAGAGCGAAATGAAGGTTTGGAGGAGGTGCTGTACAGGTATGAAAAGCATGTGCAGCCTACTTATGATAAGTTTATCAGACCTTTCAAATCGACGGCGCATATCATCATTCCGAATAATACAACATTTGATATCGGGTTGGGGGTTTTGGTTTCCCACTTAAAACAACATGTAAATTCATGA
- the udk gene encoding uridine kinase, whose translation MIESKKQPFVVGITGGSASGKTTFLNALLSQFTAQEVCLLSQDNYYRDRDQQPVDENGMINFDLPKSIDLLGFASDILALKSGQAIQREEYTFNNSDVAPKMLTFEPAPIIVVEGLFVFYEPLIAEHLDLKIFVDAEEHIKLKRRIIRDNAERGYDLEEVLYRYEQHVIPTYKQYIAPFKSSADLVVPNNSTFDMGMEVVSKFLKSKIG comes from the coding sequence ATGATTGAGTCAAAAAAACAACCCTTTGTAGTCGGGATTACAGGCGGTAGTGCGTCGGGTAAAACCACATTTCTGAACGCTCTGCTCAGCCAGTTTACAGCGCAGGAAGTGTGCCTATTATCTCAGGATAATTATTATCGCGATCGTGATCAGCAACCTGTCGATGAAAATGGGATGATAAATTTTGATCTTCCAAAGTCAATAGATTTATTGGGCTTTGCGTCTGATATTTTAGCCTTGAAAAGTGGGCAGGCCATCCAAAGGGAAGAATATACATTTAATAACAGTGATGTTGCACCGAAGATGCTCACTTTTGAGCCCGCACCCATTATAGTGGTTGAAGGGCTTTTTGTATTTTATGAGCCCCTGATTGCCGAGCACCTGGATCTTAAAATATTTGTGGACGCAGAGGAGCATATCAAGCTAAAGCGACGAATTATTCGCGATAATGCTGAACGAGGCTACGACCTCGAAGAGGTGCTCTATCGATACGAGCAGCATGTCATTCCAACTTATAAGCAATATATTGCCCCGTTTAAATCATCGGCAGATTTGGTAGTGCCCAATAACAGCACCTTTGATATGGGAATGGAAGTGGTGTCGAAATTTTTAAAATCAAAAATAGGATGA
- a CDS encoding non-canonical purine NTP diphosphatase: MIKICFATNNSHKIAEIQAMMPANVEVLSLKAIGCEEELPEDQDTLEGNSLQKATYVFEHYKVACFADDTGLEIEALDGAPGVYSARYAGPQRSSEDNMALVLERLKGKSNRAAQFRTVITLISEDGTNQFEGVAKGEIIETLTGDQGFGYDPIFLPQGYSNTFAQMNKDQKNEISHRGHAVRKLIQFFKDNY; this comes from the coding sequence ATGATAAAAATTTGCTTTGCAACTAATAATTCACATAAAATAGCGGAAATACAAGCGATGATGCCTGCCAATGTTGAGGTGTTGAGTTTGAAAGCGATTGGCTGTGAGGAAGAATTACCCGAGGATCAGGATACACTCGAAGGAAATTCTTTACAAAAAGCTACCTATGTTTTTGAGCATTATAAAGTGGCATGTTTTGCTGATGATACTGGTTTAGAGATTGAGGCACTTGATGGTGCTCCTGGCGTTTATTCTGCTCGCTATGCTGGCCCACAACGGAGCAGTGAAGATAATATGGCCTTGGTTCTTGAGCGTTTAAAGGGGAAATCAAACCGGGCGGCGCAGTTCCGTACAGTGATTACCTTGATTTCTGAAGATGGAACAAATCAATTTGAAGGGGTTGCAAAAGGAGAGATCATTGAAACTTTGACAGGCGATCAGGGTTTTGGTTATGACCCTATATTTCTTCCTCAGGGGTATTCTAATACTTTCGCCCAGATGAACAAGGATCAGAAAAATGAAATTAGCCACCGTGGTCATGCGGTTCGTAAATTAATTCAATTTTTCAAGGATAATTATTAA
- a CDS encoding exopolyphosphatase, producing the protein MKKPKIAILDLGTNTFHLLVVEPYENRFEVIYREKIAVGLGRGGINEGYITPDAQKRALNALVRFRRIIRKLGVEHIKATGTSALRCAKNGQEFVAVVKDKVGIDIHIISGNEEAELIYFGVKKAVQLKANPSLIIDIGGGSVEFIIGNNKELLWKKSFEIGGQRLLDKFHEVDPIPNDQIVRLNNYLSDELKALASAIEQFHVEEIIGCSGAFDSFVEIFHESDETEHAKKGFRTERHLPVEEFLKINDLLVSKNRDERILIPGMIPLRADMIVVAALLVKHVIERFKITNIRVSSYALKEGLLTQILENTPTL; encoded by the coding sequence ATGAAAAAACCTAAAATCGCAATATTAGATCTTGGCACGAACACCTTTCACCTATTGGTTGTTGAGCCTTATGAAAATCGCTTCGAAGTGATTTATCGGGAGAAAATTGCCGTTGGTTTGGGTAGAGGGGGAATTAATGAAGGATATATTACACCTGACGCTCAAAAAAGAGCACTGAATGCTTTGGTGAGGTTTCGAAGGATTATTCGAAAATTGGGTGTGGAACATATCAAAGCGACAGGCACAAGTGCATTAAGGTGCGCAAAAAATGGTCAAGAATTTGTCGCCGTCGTGAAAGACAAAGTGGGTATCGATATTCATATCATCAGTGGAAATGAAGAAGCCGAACTCATTTATTTCGGCGTAAAAAAGGCTGTGCAGCTTAAAGCCAATCCATCCCTGATTATCGATATTGGTGGCGGTTCAGTTGAGTTCATTATTGGAAATAACAAAGAGCTTCTTTGGAAAAAAAGTTTTGAAATCGGCGGACAACGTTTATTGGATAAATTTCATGAAGTAGATCCTATCCCAAACGACCAAATCGTCCGACTGAACAATTATCTATCCGATGAACTCAAAGCGTTGGCATCAGCAATAGAACAATTCCATGTGGAAGAAATCATTGGGTGCTCTGGTGCTTTTGATTCCTTTGTTGAAATTTTCCATGAATCTGACGAAACTGAACATGCCAAAAAAGGATTTAGAACCGAGCGACATTTACCCGTTGAAGAGTTTTTAAAAATCAATGATTTACTGGTTTCTAAAAACCGTGATGAACGTATTTTAATCCCCGGCATGATTCCATTACGGGCTGATATGATCGTGGTAGCCGCTCTTTTGGTAAAGCATGTAATTGAACGATTTAAAATCACGAATATTCGGGTAAGTTCTTATGCACTGAAAGAAGGTTTGTTGACACAAATTTTGGAAAATACTCCAACCTTATAA
- a CDS encoding Ldh family oxidoreductase, with protein MTFSYDKLKNFTQQVFLKMGCSQEHAEQAADVLLNADLRGVDSHGVARLIGYVRLWEVERVNATPEIKVIHETPSTATIDGDRGLGLVVAPYAMKIAIEKAKVAGTGWVAIKNSNHYGIAGYHSMMALEHDMMGISMTNASALVAPTFSQERMLGTNPIAVACPTNEEPPFVADFSTTTAANGKLEILQRKEEDAPEGWVQDKEGHNTTDSGILKKGGALLPLGGDRVHSSHKGYCLGSIVDIFSAVLSGANYGPWVPPFPSYVPLPENPVGEGIGHFVGAMRVDAFRPAEDYKNHMDNWIRRFRAAKPAPGHDQVIIPGDPERASALIRMKEGIPLLQPVIEDLKGIADKFEIEF; from the coding sequence ATGACTTTTTCTTACGATAAATTAAAAAATTTTACGCAGCAGGTATTCCTAAAAATGGGATGCTCTCAGGAACATGCTGAACAAGCTGCAGATGTTTTACTTAATGCCGACCTGAGAGGGGTTGATTCTCATGGAGTTGCTCGACTAATTGGCTACGTTCGGCTTTGGGAAGTAGAACGGGTAAATGCAACACCTGAAATTAAGGTAATTCACGAAACGCCAAGTACGGCTACAATCGATGGTGACCGTGGTTTGGGCCTTGTAGTAGCACCCTATGCCATGAAAATTGCCATTGAGAAAGCTAAAGTGGCAGGCACAGGTTGGGTGGCCATCAAAAACTCCAATCATTATGGTATCGCAGGTTATCATTCCATGATGGCACTTGAGCATGACATGATGGGAATTTCTATGACAAATGCCTCAGCATTGGTTGCGCCAACTTTCTCACAAGAAAGAATGCTGGGCACTAATCCTATCGCGGTCGCTTGTCCCACAAATGAAGAACCGCCTTTTGTTGCCGATTTCAGTACCACTACCGCAGCCAACGGAAAACTTGAAATTCTTCAGCGCAAAGAAGAAGATGCGCCTGAGGGGTGGGTGCAAGACAAAGAAGGCCACAATACAACTGACTCAGGCATATTGAAAAAAGGAGGCGCTCTACTTCCTTTGGGAGGTGACAGAGTACACAGCAGCCATAAAGGTTATTGTCTTGGCTCCATTGTTGATATTTTCTCAGCAGTATTATCAGGCGCGAATTATGGCCCGTGGGTACCACCATTCCCAAGCTATGTACCATTACCTGAAAATCCTGTAGGGGAAGGCATTGGACATTTTGTTGGTGCTATGCGAGTGGATGCTTTCCGCCCTGCGGAAGACTACAAAAACCATATGGATAATTGGATTCGTAGATTTAGAGCGGCCAAACCTGCACCAGGTCATGACCAGGTGATTATTCCTGGTGACCCTGAGAGGGCATCAGCATTGATCAGAATGAAAGAGGGGATTCCACTTCTTCAGCCTGTGATTGAGGACCTAAAAGGAATTGCAGATAAATTCGAAATCGAATTTTAA
- a CDS encoding FtsB family cell division protein yields the protein MKKDFAKLPSFVKSPYLYIVASFFIWMLCFDSNDLINQYQLYHKEKELEQERAFYLREIQAVKQDREELTTNKELLEKFAREKYLMKKKNEDVYIIEHQ from the coding sequence ATGAAGAAAGATTTTGCAAAGTTGCCCTCATTCGTTAAGTCGCCTTATTTATATATAGTCGCCTCCTTTTTTATTTGGATGCTTTGTTTTGATTCCAATGATTTGATTAATCAGTACCAGTTATATCATAAGGAAAAAGAACTTGAGCAGGAACGGGCCTTCTATTTACGTGAAATTCAAGCGGTGAAACAGGATAGGGAAGAGCTGACGACCAATAAAGAGCTGTTGGAGAAATTTGCTCGAGAAAAATATTTGATGAAAAAGAAAAATGAAGATGTTTATATTATAGAACATCAGTAA